From a region of the Papilio machaon chromosome 26, ilPapMach1.1, whole genome shotgun sequence genome:
- the LOC106716444 gene encoding uncharacterized protein LOC106716444, producing the protein MTVARGEGSPERLGGALRRLHYRATRRAHSAAAAAARHHANTPSKVVMMGSSTTSDKTINTSTDSAATALTSVTGTDDSMDAEPDPPDAPHQLSLIDADPPSLPQPNPPSTAPPHYHRPQDSCDIDSPAYTKPQSATDVIESPRPGPARFVFDVPLPEPRPETKPRNKIQVSQTSGPSTSIQIPFDPKLEPPKSPKASQTKYETHFKFEPEVTKRRGSEPRVKNKQKLDKQDYYKDEVAKLRRQLEGTEVFTTNRRRSSAHQHSVPPPSSRRQSTAAQVHVTANPLDSATTTIPAGRTTIVVQQPSLSLDYGGCSTILVRDGEDGGRRKSRVCSDHIQQLLDVTSQFTSEDLHEFDKRYGSPHHSRSQSVKAARSRTGERQLLGLPQQRARVASMPNTGVEEEYYRLRHFSITGKGVVNRGDSLRSRRSRSNTSVASSASSTEAATRASAPCSLASSRDSSAGLSAYRVLVLGAPGVGKSSLIGQFMTSEYLHAYDTSIDDESGERSVCVLLAGEESEITFLDSPPEHVISEGCAHGYCVVYSTADRGSFAEAERRLQALWAAGHTARRAVILVANKADLARSRLVPTDEGKSLATSYECKFIETSVGINHNVDELLVGLLTQIRLKQQHADRVRKRSSPRKPRGRARSPAEGEPPSAASTPRKRTRLSASVKVRGLLGRVWARDSKSKSCENLHVL; encoded by the exons GTGGTGATGATGGGCAGCAGCACGACCTCCGACAAGACCATCAACACCAGCACAGACTCCGCCGCGACCGCACTCACTTCGGTCACCGGCACCGACGACTCCATGGACGCCGAGCCCGACCCACCCGATGCACCACACCAGCTCAGTCTCATCGACGCTGACCCTCCCAGTCTGCCACAACCCAATCCCCCCAGCACCGCCCCGCCCCACTACCACCGCCCGCAGGACAGCTGCGACATTGACTCTCCAGCGTACACCAAGCCGCAATCCGCAACGGACGTTATAGAATCCCCCAGACCGGGGCCTGCTCGATTCGTCTTCGATGTACCACTCCCTGAACCTAGACCAGAAACAAAACCCAGAAATAAAATCCAGGTCAGCCAAACGAGTGGTCCGTCCACTTCTATACAAATTCCCTTCGATCCTAAACTAGAACCACCTAAAAGTCCGAAAGCGAGTCAAACTAAATACGAAACGCATTTTAAATTCGAGCCGGAGGTGACCAAGAGGCGAGGAAGCGAGCCGCGGGTcaagaataaacaaaaattagatAAACAGGATTACTATAAAGACGAGGTGGCGAAGTTGAGAAGACAACTCGAAGGCACTGAAGTTTTCACGACCAATAGGAGAAGATCATCGGCACATCAGCATTCCGTTCCACCGCCATCCTCCAGAAGACAATCTACAG CGGCGCAAGTCCACGTGACGGCAAATCCTTTGGATTCCGCCACCACCACTATCCCAGCGGGGCGCACCACCATTGTGGTACAACAGCCCTCGCTGTCTCTGGACTATGGAGGCTGCTCCACCATCCTCGTGCGCGATGGAGAAGATGGTGGAAGACGCAAGAGCAGAGTGTGCAGTGACCACATACAACAGCTCCTCGATGTCACCAGTCAGTTCACGTCAGAAGATCTACACGAGTTTGATAAAAG ATACGGCAGCCCGCACCACTCGCGTTCGCAGTCGGTGAAAGCGGCACGGTCGCGCACAGGCGAGCGGCAACTGTTGGGTCTGCCGCAACAGCGAGCCCGGGTCGCCTCCATGCCCAACACCGGCGTCGAGGAAGAGTACTATAGGCTAAGACATTTCAGTATTACAG GTAAAGGTGTAGTAAACCGTGGCGATTCCTTGCGCTCTCGGCGGTCGCGGTCTAACACATCTGTGGCGTCCAGCGCCTCCAGCACTGAGGCGGCGACCAGAGCGTCGGCGCCATGTTCTTTGGCGTCTTCCAG gGATTCCTCGGCTGGCCTGAGTGCGTACAGAGTGCTCGTGCTGGGTGCGCCCGGCGTCGGCAAGTCCAGTCTCATTGGACAGTTCATGACCTCGGAATATCTACACGCTTATGACACTAGCATCG ATGACGAGTCCGGCGAGAGATCAGTATGCGTGCTGCTGGCCGGAGAGGAGTCGGAGATCACCTTCCTCGACTCACCACCAGAACACGTTATT TCTGAGGGTTGCGCGCACGGATACTGCGTGGTGTACTCGACGGCGGACCGCGGCAGCTTCGCGGAGGCGGAGCGGCGGTTGCAGGCGCTGTGGGCTGCTGGACACACAGCGCGCCGTGCGGTCATTCTCGTCGCCAACAAGGCCGACCTCGCGCGCTCGCGCCTCGTGCCCACCGACg AAGGTAAATCACTGGCGACGTCGTACGAGTGCAAGTTCATAGAGACGTCGGTTGGTATCAACCATAACGTGGATGAACTGCTAGTGGGCCTTCTCACGCAGATTAGACTCAAGCAGCAACACGCCGATAGAGTCAG GAAGCGCAGTAGTCCTCGAAAGCCACGCGGGCGTGCGCGCTCCCCCGCAGAAGGAGAGCCGCCCTCCGCCGCCTCCACGCCCAGGAAAAGGACACGACTCTCCGCCAGTGTTAAG GTGCGAGGTCTACTGGGACGCGTGTGGGCGCGTGACTCCAAATCCAAGTCGTGCGAAAACCTGCATGTTCTCTAG